A single window of Nicotiana sylvestris chromosome 3, ASM39365v2, whole genome shotgun sequence DNA harbors:
- the LOC138887290 gene encoding uncharacterized protein, with product MNEGLYDHCPAIINWENGEYKSRRQFKYYNMWTLEPDFKENVKKSWEDEITRDRLFQVVGKMNRLKALLLKLNKEIFSDIERKANQAMEELKQCQLILQGDLRNKALIEKEIQLAKECEIWGEARNQFLRQKSRVQWLTQGETKNDPEEIAKAFIEFYKNLLGKRAGRRQHMCNKLVREGPTINQEQRDWQEQGSQENDVKVVVWAIAGDKPQGLTNMVVNFIKTARKL from the exons ATGAATGAGGGATTGTATGATCATTGCCCAGCCATAATAAACTGGGAAAATGGCGAATACAAAAGTAGAAGACAGTTTAAATACTACAATATGTGGACATTGGAACCTGACTTTAAGGAAAATGTAAAGAAAAGCTGGGAAGATGAGATAACTAGGGACAGGTTATTTCAAGTGGTAGGAAAAATGAACAGACTTAAGGCACTATTACTTAAACTGAACAAGGAAATATTTTCAGACATTGAAAGGAAGGCTAATCAAGCAATGGAGGAATTGAAGCAATGCCAACTAATATTACAAGGAGACCTTAGAAACAAAGCTCTAATTGAGAAAGAAATACAACTAGCAAAGGAGTGCGAAATATGGGGAGAAGCTAGGAACCAGTTCCTAAGGCAGAAGAGCAGAGTTCAATGGTTAACTCAAG GGGAAACAAAAAATGATCCGGAGGAGATAGCAAAAGCATTTATAGAATTCTATAAAAACCTACTTGGGAAAAGAGCAGGAAGGAGGCAACATATGTGTAATAAACTGGTTAGAGAAGGGCCAACAATCAATCAGGAGCAGAGGGACTGGCAAGAACAAGGGTCTCaggaaaatgatgtgaaagtAGTAGTTTGGGCAATTGCAGGAGATAAACCCCAAGGCCTGACGAATATGGTAGTCAATTTTATAAAGACTGCTAGGAAATTATAA